In the Pseudomonadota bacterium genome, AGGCTGGGGCTGTGGCACGACATGCCCGCAGGAAAGCTGTGGGCCTACATAAGCGGAGTGTACTATCGCAACAGGAACGCCGTCGCCGGGGCGGCCGACATCAACAACTGGGGGCTGTGCGCGAGCATCCTGGCCCCGGTGCACAAGTTCTTCCAGCCCTCGGTCGAGTTTCAGTACGGATACAGCCTGGGCTCGCTGCTGTCGGGCAGCTCCAACACGACGAGGCAGAGGACTGTAGAGGGCTGGGGACAGGTCAAGAGCAAATGGCTCTCCTGGCTTGAGACCAACGCCGGATACGGCGGCGAGTTCATCAAGGGCTCGCAGGTACCCGCCGGCTGGGTCAAGAGCAACCAGCTGGTCTTCGCGAACATCTACTTCAAGCCCCTCAAGGACTTCGTCGTCGGCCCGGAGTACAACTACATGCGCACCAACTACCAGGGCTCGGGCGCATCGGAGGCCAACGTCGTCTTCCTCAACGCCATGTACTACTTCTAGCCGCGGACGACGACTTCGCGCATGACAGCGGAGACCGAGCCCCGCACCGCCTTCCTTATGTTCTCCACCGCCTCGTTGACCGCTTGGCAGACCGCGCGGGAGGAGATGGTCGCGCCGGTGATCGCCTCGATCCGGCCGCCGTCCTTGTCGACTTTGACGGGTGCAATCTTCCCGTCGAACTGGAGCTGGAACCAGGGCCTGAGGTTCGACTCGTCGGGGCCGGTGCCTGTGAGAACGCTCCACCAGGTCCTCGTCGATTTTATCTCCGTCACCTTGTCGCCGAGGCCGGGCGTCTCGTTCTGATAGAGGATTTCGACCCCCCTGATGTTGAATGCCAGGTCCATGCCCACCATGACCCTGAGCACGCTCGAAT is a window encoding:
- a CDS encoding FMN-binding protein, which produces MQRKIPEYIKFPLVLTAVAVISAVLLAGMYLLTLPATKAEAARRTDAALKVVFPEADRFDLKRARVEGRPFEFRVASRGAEELGYVAVGQATGYSSVLRVMVGMDLAFNIRGVEILYQNETPGLGDKVTEIKSTRTWWSVLTGTGPDESNLRPWFQLQFDGKIAPVKVDKDGGRIEAITGATISSRAVCQAVNEAVENIRKAVRGSVSAVMREVVVRG